The Leptolyngbya subtilissima AS-A7 genome includes a region encoding these proteins:
- a CDS encoding flavin reductase family protein: MEIDPELLDPSTRYKLLIGSVVPRPIAFVSSLSPEGVANLAPFSYFNAAGHKPLALMFSISLKPDGSEKDTLRNVRPASEGGTGEYVINLAVESYAHQVAESAEPLPYGESEFDYVSLSPAPSRVIKPPRVAESPVAFECRTLQIVPVGEFHIVIGQVVHLFVRDDVLGENNRIDVDKVGAIGRMAGYEYCRTGDRFEIPNGFPK; the protein is encoded by the coding sequence ATGGAAATTGACCCCGAACTGCTAGACCCCTCGACTCGCTACAAGCTGCTGATCGGCAGTGTCGTGCCCCGACCGATCGCCTTTGTCTCCAGCCTGTCGCCTGAGGGCGTGGCCAACTTGGCCCCCTTCTCCTACTTCAACGCGGCGGGCCACAAGCCTCTGGCGCTGATGTTTAGCATCAGCCTCAAGCCCGACGGCAGCGAAAAAGACACCCTGCGCAACGTGCGCCCTGCCAGCGAAGGCGGCACTGGCGAATACGTAATTAACCTGGCGGTTGAGTCCTACGCTCACCAGGTGGCAGAAAGTGCCGAGCCGTTGCCCTACGGCGAGTCAGAGTTTGACTACGTAAGTCTCTCGCCAGCCCCCAGCCGAGTGATCAAACCGCCCCGCGTGGCCGAGTCGCCGGTGGCCTTTGAGTGCCGCACCCTGCAAATTGTGCCGGTGGGCGAGTTTCACATTGTGATTGGCCAGGTGGTGCACCTGTTTGTGCGCGACGACGTGCTGGGCGAGAATAACCGCATCGATGTCGATAAAGTAGGGGCGATCGGGCGCATGGCGGGCTACGAATATTGCCGTACGGGCGATCGCTTTGAGATTCCCAACGGCTTCCCTAAGTAG
- a CDS encoding nucleoside deaminase, producing the protein MSDVSEQDLNHVRRAIALSHSAREAGNRPFGAVLADASGQVLAEAENNQITERDCTGHAETVLLRQMDKSLSPDTLKDCTLYASTEPCPMCAGAIFWSGVGRLVYALGSDRLYNFQGESPFQLTLGSREVLKHGKRPVEVVGPVLEDEALEAFEGFF; encoded by the coding sequence ATGAGCGATGTGAGTGAGCAGGATTTGAACCATGTGCGGCGAGCGATCGCCCTTTCCCATAGCGCCCGCGAGGCCGGCAACCGTCCCTTTGGTGCCGTGCTGGCTGATGCCTCAGGCCAGGTGCTAGCCGAAGCCGAAAACAACCAAATCACCGAGCGCGACTGCACTGGCCACGCCGAAACCGTGCTGCTGCGGCAGATGGATAAAAGCCTCAGCCCAGACACCCTCAAAGACTGCACCCTCTACGCCAGCACTGAACCTTGCCCTATGTGCGCCGGGGCGATCTTTTGGAGCGGGGTGGGGCGGCTGGTGTATGCGCTGGGCAGCGATCGACTCTACAATTTTCAGGGCGAATCTCCCTTTCAGCTGACCTTGGGCAGCCGCGAGGTGCTCAAGCACGGCAAACGCCCGGTTGAAGTGGTTGGCCCCGTGCTCGAAGACGAGGCTCTGGAAGCCTTTGAGGGTTTTTTCTAA
- a CDS encoding YiaA/YiaB family inner membrane protein: MNSVQPPSSHSQAWVVQTWLAFLLSVGSLSLGIFCLPVDAWVKGYMGMGTLFALGSTASLSKTVRDLHEARQVTARIDEAKVEKLLAEHHPLR; the protein is encoded by the coding sequence ATGAATTCTGTGCAGCCGCCATCTAGTCATAGTCAAGCCTGGGTTGTGCAAACCTGGCTCGCCTTTTTGCTGTCGGTGGGCAGCCTGTCGCTGGGTATCTTTTGCCTGCCGGTAGATGCCTGGGTGAAGGGCTACATGGGCATGGGCACCTTGTTTGCCCTGGGGTCTACCGCCAGCCTCTCTAAAACAGTGCGCGACCTGCACGAGGCCAGGCAGGTTACCGCCCGCATCGACGAAGCCAAGGTTGAGAAACTGTTGGCCGAACACCACCCGCTGCGCTAG
- a CDS encoding AbrB/MazE/SpoVT family DNA-binding domain-containing protein translates to MGTAIRTRIVKIGNSQGIRIPKLLLEQSGLNADVEVEVEGDHLVIRTAPRQRAGWDAAFATMADSRDGHLLDDLNPTDWDDAEWEW, encoded by the coding sequence ATGGGCACCGCCATTAGAACTCGCATTGTCAAGATTGGCAATTCCCAGGGCATTCGCATTCCCAAACTGCTGCTAGAGCAGAGCGGGCTGAATGCAGACGTAGAAGTAGAGGTAGAGGGCGATCACCTAGTCATTCGCACCGCCCCTCGCCAGCGAGCCGGATGGGATGCCGCCTTTGCCACCATGGCAGACAGTCGCGATGGCCACCTGCTCGACGACCTCAACCCCACCGACTGGGACGACGCTGAATGGGAATGGTAG
- a CDS encoding type II toxin-antitoxin system PemK/MazF family toxin: MGMVVNRFDVFLVNLDPTVGNEIKKTRPCVVISPDEMNRYITTAIVAPMTTKGRLYPTRIACRFEGKNGQIVLDQIRTVDKARLVKRLGQISVGEQRMLLETLAEMFAE, encoded by the coding sequence ATGGGAATGGTAGTTAACCGCTTCGACGTTTTTCTCGTCAACCTCGACCCCACTGTTGGTAACGAAATTAAAAAAACACGACCCTGCGTGGTGATCTCGCCAGACGAGATGAATCGCTACATTACCACTGCGATCGTGGCTCCAATGACAACCAAGGGCAGGCTTTATCCCACCCGCATTGCCTGCCGTTTTGAGGGCAAAAACGGCCAAATTGTTTTAGACCAAATTCGCACCGTCGACAAGGCCCGGTTGGTCAAGCGCCTCGGGCAAATCAGCGTCGGGGAACAGAGAATGCTGCTTGAAACCCTGGCCGAAATGTTTGCTGAATAG
- a CDS encoding alpha/beta fold hydrolase: MRSITIASATGSIEVLVADAATETPALPAVFVHGMACAADLWQPQLEQTVQQRTALAISLPGHGASAPPSDNDYSPAACANALFAVMDALQLESIVLIGHSYGSCVALAAAAAQPRRIAKLILVDPPIDCTQCPPEVYEAQMAPMQQAMVGEDWRSVLEQSFRNALTGGTSETQANILARLNRTAKAALIGAGGELFTFEATAALDKYLASPGAQAHAVLAPSNAMPLSLHVLRPALPTTAIPNTSHWLMLDAPEAFAQALEAVL, from the coding sequence ATGCGCTCCATCACCATTGCCAGTGCTACCGGCAGTATTGAGGTGCTGGTGGCTGACGCCGCTACCGAAACTCCAGCTCTGCCAGCGGTGTTTGTTCACGGCATGGCCTGCGCCGCCGATCTGTGGCAACCACAGCTAGAGCAGACGGTTCAGCAGAGAACAGCGCTCGCAATTTCTCTACCAGGTCATGGTGCGTCTGCCCCTCCATCCGACAACGACTATTCCCCTGCCGCTTGTGCAAATGCTTTGTTCGCAGTGATGGATGCGTTGCAGCTAGAAAGCATCGTCCTGATTGGCCACAGCTACGGTAGCTGCGTTGCCCTTGCTGCTGCCGCCGCTCAACCTCGCCGCATCGCCAAGCTCATCTTGGTGGATCCGCCGATTGACTGTACCCAGTGTCCGCCGGAGGTCTACGAGGCACAGATGGCCCCGATGCAGCAAGCCATGGTCGGGGAAGACTGGCGATCGGTGCTTGAGCAATCCTTTCGCAACGCTCTGACCGGTGGCACCTCTGAAACCCAAGCCAACATCCTGGCCCGCCTGAATCGCACTGCAAAGGCAGCCCTGATCGGTGCCGGAGGTGAGCTATTCACCTTTGAGGCTACAGCCGCCCTCGACAAGTATCTGGCTTCGCCCGGTGCTCAGGCCCATGCCGTTCTGGCTCCATCCAATGCGATGCCCCTTAGCCTACACGTGTTGCGGCCAGCGCTACCGACGACAGCCATACCCAACACCAGCCACTGGCTCATGCTCGATGCCCCAGAGGCCTTTGCCCAAGCCCTAGAAGCGGTTTTGTAG
- the bchB gene encoding ferredoxin:protochlorophyllide reductase (ATP-dependent) subunit B has translation MKLAYWMYAGPAHIGTLRIASSFKNVHAIMHAPLGDDYFNVMRSMLERERDFTPVTASIVDRNVLARGSQEKVVDNIVRKDKEEQPDLIVLTPTCTSSILQEDLANFVQRASLDSQGDVLLADVNHYRVNELQAADRTLQQIVQFYLAKARKQGTLPEGKTEKPSVNIIGMTTLGFHNNHDCRELRTLMAQLGIEVNLVMPEGALVTQIKDMGRAWFNLVPYREVGPLTAEYLKEELGMPYVDITPMGIVETARCIRAIQTVLNEQGADVNYDAFIDEQTRFVSQAAWFSRSIDCQNLTGKKAVVFGDSTHAAAMVKILAREMGIHVVLAGTYCKYDAEWFAAGVGEYCDEILVSEDNGEIGDRIAQLEPAAIFGTQMERHVGKRLDIPCGVIAAPIHIQNFPVGYRPFMGYEGANQIVDLVYNSFTLGMEDHLLEFFGGHDTKEILTKTMSADAAVEAGLGWSADGLAELQKIPGFVRGKVKRNTEKFAREQGVGSITAEVLYAAKEAVGA, from the coding sequence ATGAAACTGGCCTACTGGATGTATGCCGGCCCGGCGCACATTGGCACCCTGCGCATTGCGAGCTCGTTTAAGAACGTGCACGCAATCATGCACGCGCCGCTGGGGGATGACTATTTTAATGTGATGCGATCGATGCTAGAGCGGGAGCGTGACTTCACCCCCGTCACCGCCAGCATTGTCGATCGCAATGTCCTCGCGCGCGGCTCCCAAGAAAAGGTGGTCGATAACATCGTCCGCAAAGACAAAGAAGAGCAGCCCGATTTAATCGTGCTCACCCCCACCTGCACTTCCAGCATTCTGCAAGAGGATCTGGCTAACTTCGTGCAGCGCGCCAGCCTAGACTCCCAGGGCGATGTGCTGCTAGCGGATGTGAACCATTACCGCGTCAACGAGTTGCAAGCCGCCGATCGCACCCTTCAGCAGATCGTGCAGTTTTACCTAGCCAAAGCCCGCAAGCAGGGCACCCTTCCCGAAGGCAAAACCGAAAAGCCTTCGGTGAATATCATTGGCATGACCACCCTGGGCTTCCACAACAACCACGACTGCCGCGAACTGCGCACCCTGATGGCTCAGCTCGGCATTGAGGTAAACCTGGTGATGCCCGAGGGCGCACTGGTGACCCAAATTAAAGACATGGGCCGGGCCTGGTTCAACCTGGTGCCCTACCGCGAAGTGGGGCCACTGACGGCAGAGTATCTCAAAGAAGAGCTAGGGATGCCCTACGTCGACATTACCCCCATGGGCATTGTCGAAACCGCCCGCTGCATTCGCGCCATTCAAACGGTGCTGAACGAGCAGGGGGCTGATGTTAACTACGATGCTTTCATCGACGAGCAGACCCGGTTTGTTTCCCAGGCAGCCTGGTTCTCGCGATCGATTGACTGTCAGAATCTGACCGGCAAAAAGGCCGTGGTGTTTGGCGACAGCACCCACGCCGCCGCCATGGTCAAAATCCTGGCCCGCGAGATGGGCATCCACGTGGTGCTGGCGGGCACTTATTGCAAGTACGACGCCGAGTGGTTTGCCGCTGGGGTGGGTGAGTACTGCGACGAGATTTTGGTCAGCGAAGACAACGGCGAAATTGGCGATCGCATTGCCCAGCTCGAACCTGCCGCCATCTTCGGCACCCAGATGGAGCGCCACGTGGGCAAGCGGCTCGACATCCCCTGCGGTGTGATTGCTGCCCCCATTCACATTCAAAACTTCCCGGTGGGCTATCGCCCATTCATGGGCTATGAAGGGGCCAACCAGATTGTTGACCTGGTCTACAACTCCTTCACCCTGGGCATGGAAGACCACCTGCTAGAGTTCTTTGGCGGTCACGACACCAAAGAGATTCTTACCAAAACCATGAGCGCCGATGCTGCTGTTGAGGCGGGCCTGGGCTGGAGCGCCGATGGCCTGGCCGAGCTGCAAAAGATCCCCGGCTTTGTGCGTGGCAAGGTGAAGCGCAACACCGAGAAGTTCGCCCGCGAGCAGGGCGTCGGCAGCATCACCGCCGAGGTGCTGTACGCCGCGAAGGAAGCAGTGGGCGCGTAA
- a CDS encoding glycosyltransferase produces MIPPSQLQKLEPCPSGPLQIEPLPALAGNDGVALQALTLSLAIPTYNEGQNIGPLVERLVALLDSAIPQDYELIVVDDNSPDLTWNTALELQATYPQVRVLRRQDERGLSSAVIRGWQSARGRILGVIDADLQHPPEVLLGLLKAIQQGADLAVGSRHVEGGGVSEWSLARRVLSRGAQTVGLLLLPRVVGRVSDPMSGYFMVQRKAIAGPLLNPKGYKILLEVLGRGTIDTIAEVGYVFQERQEGASKVTWRQYIDYIHHLLRLRLGGRLSQLHQRFPMQRFVRFGVVGLSGVVVDMVILYLLHSTLGLPLTRSKIGAAEVAIINNFIWNDAWTFADVSMLQRGWSARLKRFFKFNLVCLAGLVLNVLVLNVIYNLVFGQRWPYLANLVAIAIVTFWNFWLNLKLSWRVTQVK; encoded by the coding sequence ATGATTCCCCCATCCCAATTGCAAAAGCTCGAGCCTTGCCCCAGCGGCCCATTGCAAATTGAGCCGTTGCCAGCTCTAGCTGGGAATGATGGGGTTGCGCTACAAGCCCTAACCTTGTCCTTGGCCATACCCACCTACAACGAAGGCCAGAACATTGGCCCCCTAGTGGAACGCCTGGTCGCACTACTCGACAGCGCGATTCCCCAGGACTACGAGCTAATTGTGGTTGACGACAACAGCCCTGACCTCACCTGGAATACAGCTCTAGAATTGCAGGCTACCTATCCCCAGGTGCGGGTGCTGCGACGGCAGGATGAGCGAGGCCTGTCTTCAGCGGTGATTCGCGGCTGGCAGAGCGCCCGAGGGCGCATTTTAGGGGTTATTGACGCCGATTTACAGCATCCCCCAGAGGTGCTGCTTGGACTGTTGAAAGCCATTCAGCAAGGGGCTGATTTAGCGGTGGGCAGTCGCCACGTAGAGGGCGGCGGTGTCAGCGAGTGGAGCCTGGCGCGGCGAGTGCTGTCACGAGGGGCGCAAACGGTGGGCCTGCTACTGCTGCCTCGAGTGGTGGGTCGGGTGAGCGACCCCATGAGCGGCTATTTTATGGTGCAGCGGAAGGCGATCGCCGGTCCCCTGCTCAACCCCAAGGGCTATAAAATTTTGCTAGAGGTGCTGGGGCGTGGCACCATCGACACCATTGCCGAGGTGGGCTACGTCTTTCAAGAGCGGCAGGAGGGGGCCAGCAAGGTCACTTGGCGGCAGTACATTGACTACATTCACCACCTGCTGCGGCTGCGACTAGGGGGGCGGCTGTCGCAGCTGCACCAGCGCTTCCCCATGCAGCGATTTGTGCGCTTTGGCGTGGTGGGGCTCAGCGGCGTAGTGGTAGATATGGTGATTCTCTACCTGTTGCACAGCACCCTAGGACTACCCCTGACCCGCAGCAAAATTGGGGCGGCTGAAGTAGCAATTATCAACAACTTTATTTGGAACGACGCCTGGACCTTTGCCGATGTCAGCATGCTGCAACGGGGTTGGTCGGCTCGGCTAAAGCGGTTTTTTAAGTTCAACCTGGTATGTCTAGCAGGGCTGGTGCTTAACGTGCTGGTGCTCAACGTGATCTATAACCTGGTGTTTGGTCAGCGCTGGCCCTACCTGGCGAATTTGGTGGCGATCGCGATCGTCACCTTCTGGAATTTCTGGCTCAACCTCAAGCTGAGCTGGCGGGTGACGCAGGTGAAGTAG
- a CDS encoding SH3 domain-containing protein — protein sequence MKLKTLAVALLSTAAAVGLSMSAAFAQVAEVNIDSLNVRSGPGLNHGVRGTIPRGAQAKIIQTQGDWLYVVTGPIEGWVYAPYVIVLNQPGPGVDSPVTTVMVCNGTNRTTARVYRQNGELKLRVHDRLDNLTWLDVPARLETGSGATTYVNIRGEQTTRVLQSQSSPANCSIQTTNRPIEAGVVTEIEQP from the coding sequence ATGAAACTTAAAACCCTGGCTGTTGCCCTGCTCTCTACCGCTGCTGCCGTTGGCCTATCCATGTCTGCGGCCTTTGCCCAAGTCGCCGAGGTCAACATCGACAGTCTTAACGTGCGCTCTGGTCCCGGCCTTAACCACGGCGTTCGCGGCACCATACCCAGGGGTGCTCAGGCCAAGATCATTCAAACCCAGGGAGACTGGCTCTATGTTGTTACCGGCCCGATTGAGGGTTGGGTTTACGCCCCCTACGTCATCGTTTTGAATCAGCCAGGGCCGGGGGTCGACTCTCCGGTAACCACCGTCATGGTCTGCAATGGCACTAACCGCACGACGGCCCGCGTGTACCGCCAAAACGGCGAACTCAAGCTGCGGGTGCACGATCGCCTCGACAACCTCACCTGGCTCGATGTTCCCGCCCGGTTGGAAACTGGCTCTGGGGCCACAACTTACGTCAACATTCGCGGTGAGCAAACGACTCGGGTGCTCCAAAGCCAAAGCTCCCCCGCCAACTGCTCGATTCAAACTACCAATCGCCCCATAGAGGCTGGGGTGGTGACCGAAATAGAGCAGCCCTAA
- a CDS encoding carbohydrate ABC transporter permease, whose amino-acid sequence MPNRKQQPIVQSLTRWPHWRNLGIYVLLLAIAVIMVFPLLWLLSTSFKGSAENLLANPPQILPQQPTLANYRQVWQSNPFGQYFLNSTVVAVLTVAANLLLCSLAAYPLARLSFLGRDTLLALIVATIMIPFQVVMIPLYILAVNLGLRNTYLGLVLPYLASAFGIFLMRQAFQGVPKELEEAARMDGCSDLGIWWNVMLPATRPALVTLGIFVFIGTWSEFLWPLILLDRPERYTLPLGVARLAGSFSLDWRLIAAGSILSVLPAIVVFVLLQRYIVPTETGSGVKG is encoded by the coding sequence ATGCCCAATCGTAAGCAGCAACCCATAGTTCAATCCCTTACCCGGTGGCCCCACTGGCGCAACCTGGGTATTTATGTGTTGCTGTTGGCGATCGCCGTGATCATGGTCTTCCCGCTGCTGTGGCTGCTCAGCACATCCTTCAAAGGATCAGCGGAGAATCTGCTAGCAAACCCACCCCAGATCCTGCCCCAGCAGCCGACCTTGGCTAACTACCGACAGGTATGGCAGTCAAACCCCTTTGGCCAATATTTTCTCAACAGCACCGTGGTGGCGGTTCTGACGGTAGCGGCAAACCTGCTACTGTGCTCGCTAGCGGCCTATCCTTTGGCGCGGCTATCGTTTTTGGGCCGCGATACCTTGCTGGCACTGATTGTGGCCACCATCATGATTCCGTTTCAGGTGGTGATGATACCGCTGTATATTTTGGCGGTTAATTTAGGGCTGCGGAACACCTACTTGGGGCTAGTGCTGCCCTACTTAGCCTCGGCCTTTGGCATTTTTCTCATGCGCCAAGCGTTTCAGGGCGTTCCTAAAGAGCTAGAAGAAGCCGCCCGCATGGATGGCTGCTCTGACCTCGGCATCTGGTGGAATGTGATGCTGCCCGCCACTCGCCCTGCCTTAGTAACGCTGGGGATCTTTGTGTTCATTGGTACCTGGAGCGAGTTTCTCTGGCCCCTGATTTTGCTCGATCGCCCCGAGCGTTACACCCTACCTCTAGGTGTCGCTCGTCTGGCGGGTAGTTTTTCCCTCGACTGGCGGCTGATTGCGGCGGGGTCGATTTTGTCGGTGCTGCCCGCCATAGTGGTGTTTGTGCTGCTACAGCGCTACATTGTGCCCACAGAAACAGGAAGTGGGGTCAAGGGGTAG
- a CDS encoding Tab2/Atab2 family RNA-binding protein, whose amino-acid sequence MGTVWELDFYSRPVLDENGKKLWEVLLCEGLVGTGAKAAQLFRYSKFLPSSDVNSIVLKGAIEEAIAEATSQGIVPPSRIRYFRYQMQNMILRACEDAGIPARPSRRTVALQRWLSDRNQTVYPQMDGYTSAPSPSVAAPPPSPQALPDALLGQQWTFVTLEAAAFADLPDWEIGFGESFPLDMANLAPNTPIPGLLIFSPRATALAAWMSGLELAYWRIESSKTPQIILETGASDSWVLAGLPGPKLLAEAQAFEAAKAKANQVHFIGIQDSRDSESFAGFWLLQELLLG is encoded by the coding sequence ATGGGCACCGTGTGGGAACTCGACTTTTACTCCCGGCCCGTGCTGGATGAAAATGGCAAAAAACTCTGGGAAGTGCTGCTCTGCGAAGGGTTAGTTGGCACCGGAGCGAAGGCCGCTCAGCTGTTTCGCTACAGCAAGTTTCTGCCCAGCAGTGACGTCAACTCTATTGTGCTGAAGGGAGCGATTGAGGAGGCGATCGCTGAGGCCACCAGTCAGGGCATCGTTCCCCCTAGCCGCATTCGGTACTTTCGCTACCAAATGCAGAACATGATTCTGCGAGCTTGTGAAGACGCAGGCATTCCGGCTCGGCCCAGCCGTCGTACCGTGGCCTTGCAGCGGTGGTTGAGCGATCGCAACCAAACCGTGTACCCCCAGATGGACGGCTACACCAGCGCTCCTTCCCCCTCCGTAGCAGCGCCACCTCCTAGCCCCCAGGCGCTGCCCGATGCCCTGCTGGGGCAGCAGTGGACCTTTGTCACCCTTGAAGCCGCCGCCTTTGCCGATCTACCCGATTGGGAGATTGGCTTTGGGGAATCCTTTCCCCTAGACATGGCGAATCTAGCCCCCAATACCCCGATCCCCGGGCTGCTGATTTTCTCCCCCCGCGCCACCGCCCTCGCCGCTTGGATGTCGGGCCTAGAGTTAGCCTACTGGCGCATAGAATCCAGCAAAACTCCCCAAATCATCCTCGAAACCGGAGCCTCCGATAGCTGGGTTTTGGCAGGTCTGCCTGGCCCTAAGCTGCTGGCCGAAGCCCAAGCCTTTGAAGCCGCCAAAGCCAAGGCCAACCAGGTACACTTCATTGGCATCCAAGACAGCCGCGACAGCGAATCCTTCGCCGGATTCTGGCTGCTGCAAGAGCTGCTTTTGGGGTAG
- a CDS encoding S1 RNA-binding domain-containing protein, which yields MTFSAEDFAKALEAHDYDFQVGSTVRGTVISFAPDGATVDIGGKSAAFLPIREAAVRAITSFEGVLEPGGEYSFQVIRDQDADGQVLLSIRKLQLKQLWNKLAQQAEEGAVMDVKVTGFNKGGVTVDVEGLRGFVPRSHIGRTYENLEDAVGQRLTVGFLEVNPAANKLVMSARTAARSQVMSTLALGQLVEGTVASLKPFGAFVEFDGISGLLHIKQISKNYVESLPSVLQVGQSIKAVVVGLDPERNRISLSTKVLEKYPGEIIKEAEAVFEDAENRLADVSRMLNDSEA from the coding sequence TTGACTTTCTCCGCCGAAGATTTTGCCAAAGCCCTTGAGGCCCACGACTACGACTTTCAGGTGGGCAGCACCGTGCGGGGCACCGTCATCTCCTTTGCTCCCGATGGGGCCACAGTGGATATTGGCGGCAAGTCAGCGGCCTTTTTGCCCATTCGTGAAGCAGCGGTGCGCGCCATCACCTCCTTTGAGGGCGTGCTCGAACCGGGGGGCGAATACTCATTTCAAGTGATTCGCGACCAGGATGCCGACGGTCAGGTGCTGCTATCCATCCGCAAGCTCCAGCTCAAGCAGCTGTGGAATAAGCTAGCCCAGCAGGCCGAAGAGGGCGCCGTCATGGATGTCAAAGTCACCGGCTTCAACAAGGGCGGTGTGACCGTCGATGTTGAAGGCCTGCGAGGATTTGTGCCGCGATCGCACATAGGCCGCACCTACGAAAATCTAGAAGATGCAGTGGGCCAGCGCCTCACAGTGGGCTTCTTAGAGGTCAACCCCGCCGCCAACAAGCTAGTAATGTCGGCCCGCACCGCCGCCCGCAGCCAGGTGATGAGCACCCTAGCGCTGGGTCAGCTCGTCGAGGGCACCGTCGCCAGCCTCAAGCCCTTTGGCGCTTTTGTGGAGTTTGACGGCATTAGCGGCTTGCTGCACATCAAGCAGATCAGCAAAAACTATGTCGAGTCGCTGCCCTCGGTGCTACAGGTGGGCCAGTCAATCAAAGCGGTAGTGGTGGGCCTCGACCCCGAGCGCAACCGCATTTCCCTCTCGACCAAGGTGTTAGAAAAATATCCTGGCGAGATCATTAAAGAAGCTGAAGCCGTGTTTGAAGACGCTGAGAACCGTTTGGCCGACGTCAGCCGTATGCTGAACGACAGCGAGGCCTAG
- a CDS encoding uracil-DNA glycosylase, producing the protein MADEQFSLFNAGIGATEGAIADPSTVDFDAIPTDGTVPIPTGIYPDLETLGTHCRGCVRCDLSETRTNVVVSRGSPTAPVLIIGEGPGQQEDEQGIPFVGKSGQLLEKILESVRFNTETDVYICNIVKCRPPENRVPTTAEVAACKGYLLEQIRMVDPKIILLTGATALKALLGVKSGISKVRGQWMEWEGRLCMPIFHPAYLLRNPSRDKGSPKWLMWQDIQAVRAKVNELSGS; encoded by the coding sequence ATGGCCGACGAGCAATTTAGCTTATTTAACGCTGGCATTGGCGCTACCGAAGGCGCGATCGCAGACCCCAGCACCGTAGATTTTGATGCCATTCCCACTGATGGCACGGTGCCCATTCCCACAGGCATCTACCCCGACCTGGAGACTCTAGGCACCCACTGTCGGGGCTGTGTACGCTGCGACCTGTCAGAAACGCGCACTAATGTGGTGGTCAGTCGGGGTAGCCCCACCGCCCCGGTGCTGATTATTGGTGAAGGCCCGGGTCAGCAGGAGGACGAGCAGGGGATACCTTTTGTGGGTAAGTCGGGCCAGCTGCTGGAGAAGATTCTCGAATCAGTGCGCTTTAACACTGAGACCGATGTATACATTTGCAACATCGTGAAGTGTCGCCCGCCTGAGAACCGAGTGCCCACCACGGCGGAGGTAGCCGCCTGCAAGGGCTATCTGCTAGAGCAAATTCGTATGGTGGATCCTAAAATTATTCTTCTCACCGGGGCAACCGCTCTAAAGGCGCTTTTGGGGGTGAAGTCGGGCATTAGCAAAGTGCGCGGCCAATGGATGGAGTGGGAAGGTCGCCTGTGTATGCCCATTTTCCACCCGGCCTACCTACTGCGCAACCCGTCGCGCGATAAGGGCAGTCCCAAGTGGTTGATGTGGCAAGACATTCAGGCGGTGCGGGCCAAAGTCAATGAACTGTCAGGCAGCTGA
- a CDS encoding phasin family protein codes for MDTNNLLRQLLMIGVGTTSLVAERVKQVSEEWVREGKFNPEQARTLMDEVMAQLNEGNGALEEQFQRLFRNTLQDLGVPRQAEMDELRGRLDRLERQVRDLENRAWK; via the coding sequence ATGGATACCAACAACCTTTTACGCCAGTTGCTGATGATTGGCGTGGGCACCACCTCCCTGGTCGCTGAGCGGGTCAAGCAGGTCAGCGAGGAGTGGGTGCGCGAGGGCAAGTTTAACCCCGAGCAGGCCCGTACTCTGATGGATGAGGTGATGGCTCAGCTTAACGAGGGCAACGGTGCGCTCGAAGAGCAGTTTCAGCGGCTGTTTCGCAATACGCTGCAAGACCTGGGCGTACCCCGTCAGGCCGAAATGGACGAGCTGCGCGGACGGCTCGATCGCCTAGAGCGCCAGGTCAGAGATCTAGAAAATCGCGCCTGGAAATAG